A region from the Vicia villosa cultivar HV-30 ecotype Madison, WI linkage group LG3, Vvil1.0, whole genome shotgun sequence genome encodes:
- the LOC131658447 gene encoding uncharacterized protein LOC131658447 — MAKLNTDGTSKINKVAGCRGFVSDHLGVWRIDFSKFLGLCNALLAELWGVFEGFKLTKSLGLRRVEVNMDSTLVIMAIEEGTIDINCVAILRSIKQLINDHEVVIVSNTYRDSNKCSDGESWMHDKNFFYF, encoded by the coding sequence ATGGCGAAGTTAAATACAGATGGAACGAGCAAAATTAACAAGGTAGCTGGATGTAGAGGGTTTGTTAGCGATCACTTAGGCGTTTGGAGGatagatttttcaaaatttttaggGTTGTGTAATGCATTACTTGCGGAGTTATGGGGTGTGTTTGAAGGTTTCAAGTTAACAAAATCTTTGGGTTTAAGAAGGGTGGAGGTGAATATGGACTCTACTTTGGTGATCATGGCAATTGAAGAAGGTACGATAGATATAAACTGTGTTGCCATTCTTCGAAGTATCAAACAACTTATTAATGATCATGAGGTTGTGATAGTCTCCAATACTTATAGAGACTCTAATAAATGTAGTGATGGTGAATCATGGATGCATGATAaaaatttcttctatttttaa
- the LOC131662111 gene encoding auxin response factor 8-like, which yields MKLSTSGLGHQGHEGGGGEKKCLNSELWHACAGPLVSLPTAGTRVVYFPQGHSEQVSATTNREIDGHIPNYPSLPPQLVCQLHNVTMHADVETDEVYAQMTLQPLTPEEQKDTFLPMELGIPSKQPSNYFCKTLTASDTSTHGGFSVPRRAAEKVFPPLDFSQQPPAQELIARDLHDAEWKFRHIFRGQPKRHLLTTGWSIFVSAKRLVAGDSVLFIWNEKNQLLLGIRRASRPQTVMPSSVLSSDSMHIGLLAAAAHAAATNSCFTVFYNPRASPSEFVIPLSKYIKAVYHTRISVGMRFRMLFETEESSVRRYMGTITGISDLDAVRWPNSHWRSVKVGWDESTAGERQPRVSLWEIEPLTTFPMYPSLFPLRLKRPWHPGTSSLLDGRDDVANGLMWMRGGPADQGLNSLNFQGAGGMLPWMQQRLDPTLLGNDQNQQYQAMLAAAGMQNMGSGYLMRPQQMMNFQQQPINYLQSGNNNSPLQLQQPHAIPQSVSSNMMQPQGQVLTENLSQHLLQKTNNNQEVQGQQQQHGYQDSLLIQNDQLHQRQQQQSNVPSPSYSKQDFLDSNLKFPASASSGQNMLGSLCNEGTGNLLNLSSLSRSGQSLMTEQLPQQSWTQKYGNMQVNAFSNPMSHAQFSGKDLAMVPHCDSDTQNHTLSGVNIDSSGLLLPTTVPGYTTSSADTGASTMQLGESGFQSSLYACMQDSSSFLQNAEQSDPQNQNPTFVKVYKSGSVGRSLDISRFNSYRELREELGQMFGIEGKLEDPLRSGWQLVFVDRENDVLLLGDDPWESFVNNVWYIKILSPEDIQKMGEEAVETLALGSGQRLNGTGESHHIVSGQPPSIGSLEY from the exons ATGAAGCTTTCAACATCAGGGTTGGGTCATCAGGGACATGAAG GAGGAGGAGGGGAGAAGAAGTGTCTGAATTCTGAGCTATGGCATGCGTGTGCGGGGCCCTTAGTGTCCCTACCAACTGCAGGAACTCGTGTGGTTTACTTCCCTCAGGGTCATAGTGAGCAG gtatcTGCCACAACAAACCGCGAAATCGATGGGCACATACCGAATTATCCTAGCTTGCCACCTCAGTTGGTTTGCCAGCTTCACAATGTCACTATGCAT GCGGATGTTGAAACAGATGAAGTATATGCTCAAATGACACTACAGCCGTTGACTCCG GAAGAGCAAAAGGATACGTTTCTTCCTATGGAATTGGGAATTCCAAGTAAGCAGCCCTCAAACTATTTTTGCAAGACTTTAACAGCCAGTGACACCAGCACACATGGAGGATTCTCTGTTCCGCGTCGTGCAGCTGAGAAAGTTTTTCCTCCGCTG GATTTCTCTCAGCAACCACCAGCACAAGAACTAATTGCTAGGGATCTCCATGACGCTGAATGGAAGTTTCGACACATTTTTCGAG GACAGCCAAAACGACACCTTCTTACTACAGGCTGGAGCATATTTGTTAGTGCCAAGAGACTGGTTGCTGGAGATTCCGTGCTTTTCATATG GAATGAAAAGAATCAGCTTCTTTTGGGAATTCGTCGAGCCAGTCGACCTCAAACTGTTATGCCATCATCAGTTTTGTCCAGTGACAGTATGCATATTGGACTTCTTGCAGCTGCTGCTCATGCTGCAGCAACTAATAGCTGTTTTACCGTGTTCTATAATCCAAG GGCTAGTCCGTCTGAGTTTGTCATACCACTTTCGAAATATATCAAAGCCGTGTACCATACACGCATTTCTGTTGGTATGCGCTTCAGGATGCTTTTCGAGACTGAAGAATCAAGTGTCCGCAG gtacatGGGTACAATAACTGGGATAAGTGATCTGGATGCTGTTCGGTGGCCGAATTCTCATTGGCGCTCTGTTAAA GTCGGTTGGGATGAATCAACAGCAGGAGAGAGACAGCCACGGGTTTCATTATGGGAAATTGAGCCATTAACAACATTCCCAATGTATCCATCATTGTTTCCCCTCAGATTGAAACGTCCGTGGCATCCCGGCACCTCGTCTTTGCTAG ATGGAAGAGATGACGTTGCAAATGGTCTAATGTGGATGAGAGGTGGACCTGCAGACCAAGGTCTCAATTCTCTTAATTTTCAAGGTGCTGGTGGCATGTTACCATGGATGCAGCAGAGACTAGATCCAACTTTGCTCGGAAACGATCAGAATCAACAATACCAAGCCATGTTGGCGGCAGCTGGAATGCAGAACATGGGTAGTGGTTATCTCATGAGGCCACAACAAATGATGAATTTTCAACAACAGCCTATCAATTACCTTCAGTCAGGAAACAATAATTCGCCTTTGCAACTTCAGCAGCCACACGCAATTCCGCAATCGGTGTCTTCTAATATGATGCAACCACAAGGTCAAGTGCTTACTGAAAATCTGTCTCAGCACCTCCTTCAGAAAACAAATAACAATCAAGAAGTCCAAGGTCAACAGCAGCAACATGGTTATCAAGATTCACTTCTTATTCAAAATGATCAACTCCATCAGCGTCAACAACAACAGTCCAATGTGCCATCACCATCGTACTCAAAACAAGATTTCCTGGATTCAAACTTGAAGTTTCCTGCTTCGGCTTCCTCCGGACAAAACATGCTTGGTTCGCTTTGCAATGAAGGAACTGGCAATCTCTTGAATCTGTCAAGTTTATCCAGAAGCGGTCAGTCGTTGATGACCGAACAGTTACCTCAACAATCATGGACTCAGAAGTATGGGAATATGCAGGTCAATGCATTTAGCAACCCAATGTCGCATGCACAATTTTCTGGAAAAGATTTGGCGATGGTGCCACATTGTGATTCAGATACCCAAAACCATACTCTCTCGGGTGTCAATATCGATTCATCTGGCCTTCTACTCCCCACCACTGTCCCAGGTTACACCACTTCATCCGCCGACACTGGTGCGTCTACAATGCAATTAGGGGAGTCGGGATTCCAGAGTTCTCTATACGCCTGCATGCAAGATTCGTCTTCATTTTTGCAAAATGCAGAGCAAAGCGACCCACAAAACCAGAACCCAACATTTGTGAAG GTTTACAAATCGGGTTCGGTTGGGCGTTCACTTGACATCTCTCGGTTCAACAGCTATCGTGAGCTGCGAGAGGAGTTGGGACAGATGTTTGGAATTGAGGGGAAGTTAGAAGACCCTCTTAGATCAGGCTGGCAGCTTGTGTTCGTCGACCGGGAGAATGATGTGCTTCTCCTTGGCGACGATCCGTGGGA ATCATTCGTGAATAACGTTTGGTATATCAAAATACTTTCaccggaagatattcagaagatgggAGAAGAGGCGGTAGAAACGCTTGCTCTAGGTTCAGGACAAAGGCTTAACGGCACTGGTGAATCTCACCACATTGTTTCTGGACAACCACCATCAATTGGCTCACTTGAATACTGA
- the LOC131662112 gene encoding uncharacterized protein LOC131662112 yields MASLLRLPVAAAVIFLLALSAATVSARPCRTFIISSYSFRNPSSNTFATITEIRSISPLITNDKPYGIFLDRPIQHQNLESHSHASHPRGPLGFSTDADFSSLRDRTKDILSVALALLFGVGCGALTAATMYLVWSVFTARHEFRSAAYGEFSDDEIESPKKVGYVKIPAAEVAAAAPAPPAKESV; encoded by the coding sequence ATGGCTTCTCTCCTCCGTCTCCCCGTCGCCGCCGCCGTGATCTTCCTCCTCGCTCTCTCCGCCGCCACCGTCTCCGCTCGCCCTTGCCGTACCTTCATAATCTCCTCCTACTCCTTCCGCAACCCTTCCTCCAACACCTTCGCCACCATCACCGAGATCCGATCCATCTCCCCTCTCATCACCAACGACAAACCCTACGGAATCTTCCTGGATCGCCCGATCCAACACCAGAACCTAGAATCTCACTCTCACGCGTCGCATCCACGCGGCCCTCTAGGGTTTTCAACCGACGCCGATTTCTCTTCCCTCCGCGATCGTACTAAGGATATCCTCAGCGTCGCACTTGCCTTGCTTTTCGGAGTTGGATGTGGGGCCCTCACCGCCGCCACCATGTACTTGGTCTGGTCCGTCTTCACCGCCCGCCATGAATTCCGCTCCGCCGCTTACGGAGAATTCTCCGACGACGAGATTGAAAGCCCTAAGAAAGTTGGTTACGTCAAGATTCCGGCGGCTGAAGTCGCTGCTGCTGCTCCCGCACCGCCGGCTAAGGAATCGGTATGA
- the LOC131658448 gene encoding uncharacterized protein LOC131658448, protein MENNTSWIMGCGTSISLWYDAWCGSPLHTELAYAAAIIDQKVSSIITDGRWDFSKFVSCIPIALKERILSCHIPFDLRPDSKVWMHSVTGEFFAKIAYDFKRPKGLHKAWWQWLWSKSIPPLKSCFVWKLLHNKVPTDEQWRWNDVWSLCNKYGAGQCKSVVGAAVIYVLNVIWLTRNKFRFHNAGMNFSAATSYIMDAVSLAGSASSTAKHLNVHDFIILKSFKVSIRPPKAPVIMEVIWKPPPRNWIKINCDGVSSSSPGLSACGGIVRNSDGMFLGAFASSVGISNSLMAELSGAMIAIEFAYENNWNFVWLETDSTMVVKAFKSPFVVPWTIRNRWVNCINIVAN, encoded by the exons ATGGAGAACAATACCTCTTGGATTATGGGTTGCGGTACTAGCATTAGTTTGTGGTATGATGCTTGGTGTGGCAGCCCGTTGCATACTGAGTTGGCGTATGCGGCTGCTATCATCGATCAAAAAGTCAGCAGTATTATAACAGATGGCAGATGGGATTTTTCTAAATTTGTTTCTTGTATTCCAATTGCGCTGAAGGAGAGAATTTTAAGCTGCCACATACCTTTCGACCTTCGGCCCGATTCGAAAGTTTGGATGCATTCTGTTACTGGAGAATTCTTTGCTAAAATCGCTTATGACTTTAAGAGACCGAAAGGGCTGCATAAGGCTTGGTGGCAGTGGCTTTGGTCCAAATCAATTCCACCCTTGAAGTCGTGTTTTGTTTGGAAGCTCTTACACAACAAAGTCCCTACAGACGAACAATGGCG CTGGAATGATGTTTGGAGTCTTTGCAATAAATATGGGGCTGGTCAATGCAAATCGGTTGTTGGGGCTGCCGTCATTTATGTCTTAAATGTTATTTGGCTGACCAGAAATAAGTTTAGATTCCATAATGCTGGGATGAATTTTTCTGCTGCCACTTCTTACATTATGGATGCGGTTTCGTTGGCTGGTAGTGCTTCTTCGACGGCGAAGCACTTGAATGTGCATGATTTCATCATTCTCAAAAGCTTCAAAGTCTCTATCCGTCCTCCTAAAGCTCCTGTTATTATGGAGGTTATTTGGAAGCCGCCTCCAAGAAATTGGATAAAAATTAACTGTGACGGTGTTTCGTCTTCTTCTCCGGGTTTGTCAGCTTGCGGTGGTATTGTGAGAAATAGTGATGGAATGTTTTTGGGAGCCTTTGCTTCTTCTGTGGGAATTTCCAATTCGCTCATGGCCGAACTCTCGGGTGCAATGATTGCTATTGAGTTCGCTTATGAGAATAATTGGAATTTTGTTTGGTTAGAGACGGATTCAACGATGGTGGTTAAAGCGTTCAAGTCCCCTTTTGTTGTGCCGTGGACTATTAGAAATAGATGGGTGAATTGTATAAATATAGTTGCTAATTGA
- the LOC131658449 gene encoding uncharacterized protein LOC131658449 yields the protein MRCLCNDSITLSIIAITDRFVGFSVCLDNRSMAIAAVYASTSMIKRMELWKDLNNIQVSNPLPWAFFGDFNAIMGAFEHRGRNNPAKQPMADFISWTDCNNLFHFPTIGAKFTWSNKRDPPFFIERRLDRCIGNSLWLDICSSIVVSTLPKICSDHYPLLLDFHIHSIKVTSQIKFLRTWSLHDNCKELIFSAWSQNIVGCPINSEDNLIRIQECIQTDGISASLKQQEFDAQASLNKAMDVEEQFWRDKSRFFISDWLLPGFNANSIILIPKVKGSDSLDLFKPILVSNFKFKIITKILADRLASIMPFLISKEQRGFIQGRHIHDFIGLASEAFNLLDSKAWCGNVTLKVDIAKAFDTLDWSFRMKVLHKFDFNGKFCLWIDKILKSAHLSVNINEVLYGYSNCSRGVRQEDPLSPLLFCLVEELDLIKGPNNIIVPSHILYADNAFIFCRGKFSNIKNLIYAFEEYATVSGQHVNCNKSFLYGGSLSVSRLNILANMSGFKIGTSPFVYLGVPIFKGKPKVVHLRPIADKIIQMQLLGKVLFYHSPVAWSL from the exons ATGCGGTGCCTTTGCAACGACTCTATTACTCTAAGCATTATTGCCATAACAGATCGGTTTGTTGGTTTTTCGGTTTGCTTGGATAACCGCTCGATGGCCATTGCTGCCGTTTATGCTTCTACCAGCATGATTAAAAGAATGGAGTTATGGAAGGATCTTAATAATATTCAGGTTTCTAATCCTCTTCCTTGGGCCTTCTTTGGGGATTTCAATGCTATTATGGGAGCGTTTGAGCATCGGGGCCGAAACAATCCGGCTAAGCAGCCGATGGCTGATTTCATTAGTTGGACTGATTGCAATAATCTCTTTCACTTCCCTACTATTGGTGCCAAGTTTACTTGGTCTAATAAAAGGGACCCACCCTTCTTTATAGAGAGAAGACTCGATCGGTGCATAGGTAATTCTCTGTGGCTGGATATTTGTAGCAGCATTGTTGTTTCCACGCTTccaaagatttgttctgatcattATCCGCTCCTGCTGGATTTTCATATTCATTCTATTAAAGTCACATCCCAAATCAAGTTCCTCCGCACCTGGTCGCTTCATGATAATTGCAAGGAATTGATCTTCTCGGCCTGGTCGCAAAATATCGTTGGTTGTCCCAT AAATTCGGAAGATAATTTGATTAGGATTCAAGAGTGCATCCAAACAGATGGTATTTCTGCCTCTCTGAAGCAGCAGGAATTTGATGCTCAAGCTTCTCTCAATAAAGCTATGGATGTGGAGGAGCAATTTTGGAGGGACAAATCCAGA TTCTTCATCTCCGACTGGTTGCTCCCTGGATTTAACGCAAACAGTATTATTCTTATCCCTAAAGTCAAAGGATCAGATTCATTGGATCTTTTCAAACCTATTCTGGTGTCGAATTTCAAGTTCAAAATTATTACAAAGATTTTGGCAGACCGTTTGGCTTCCATTATGCCTTTTCTTATTTCAAAGGAGCAGAGAGGCTTTATCCAAGGTAGGCATATTCATGATTTCATTGGTTTGGCGTCGGAGGCGTTTAATTTGTTAGACTCTAAGGCTTGGTGCGGAAATGTGACGCTTAAGGTAGACATTGCAAAAGCGTTTGATACCCTGGATTGGAGTTTCCGTATGAAAGTGTTGCACAAATTCGATTTCAATGGGAAGTTTTGCTTGTGGATTGACAAAATTCTGAAATCTGCCCACCTGTCAGTTAATATCAACGAAGTGTTGTATGGTTATTCGAATTGTTCTCGTGGTGTCCGGCAAGAGGACCCACTTTCGCCGCTGCTTTTCTGTCTTGTAGAAGAG CTAGATCTTATCAAGGGTCCTAACAATATTATTGTACCTTCTCATATCCTTTACGCGGACAACGCCTTCATATTTTGTAGAGGCAAGTTCTCAAACATTAAGAACCTAATCTATGCTTTTGAAGAATATGCTACTGTGTCGGGGCAGCATGTGAACTGTAATAAGTCCTTCCTTTATGGTGGTTCTTTGTCTGTCTCCAGATTGAATATTTTGGCGAACATGTCGGGGTTCAAAATTGGCACTTCTCCGTTTGTTTATCTTGGAGTTCCTATCTTTAAAGGTAAACCTAAAGTGGTTCATCTTCGTCCTATTGCGGATAAAATCATTCAAATGCAGCTTCTTGGAAAGGTGCTCTTTTATCATTCGCCAGTAGCGTGGAGCTTGTGA
- the LOC131658450 gene encoding uncharacterized protein LOC131658450, whose protein sequence is MRKVRTLGAISLNPGSLKLFAWTRDFNPSVQNNTSAQVWVRFYRLAQEYWRLLILFAIASCVCTPICMDVAASKSRMDRTFGKFVRVLIDMDLTRTLNHNVLVEREGFTFFSDIEYENLPEFYSHCRKTGHVVQNCKMLRSPNNHSAPNPQEPPLQKKNAPESTHFDKGVSQHDKDVRLDVVADDGENTPKNSLKNQDLVVVVSEAKTLKNGLVDGDPILVPNNSLNFVTHPSRQNDSQLSDFVDATQDFVPNSNEGVEFLQKSRANLVEEDEHVEGAFTHAVSVLNKKKHSTRVKKKQPSRSQAGPKIVSS, encoded by the coding sequence ATGCGCAAGGTTAGAACACTGGGAGCTATCAGCTTAAATCCAGGCTCTTTAAAGTTGTTTGCTTGGACTAGGGATTTCAATCCATCCGTCCAAAACAACACTTCTGCTCAAGTGTGGGTTAGATTTTATAGGTTGGCTCAGGAATATTGGAGGCTGCTGATTCTCTTTGCTATTGCTAGCTGCGTATGTACACCgatttgtatggatgttgcagcATCTAAGTCTAGAATGGACCGTACCTTTGGGAAATTTGTTCGAGTTTTGATAGATATGGATCTGACACGTACATTGAATCACAATGTTTTAGTTGAAAGAGAAGGCTTCACGTTTTTTTCGGACATTGAATATGAAAACCTACCCGAGTTCTACAGTCATTGCAGAAAAACGGGTCATGTGGTGCAAAATTGCAAAATGCTAAGATCCCCCAACAACCACTCTGCTCCAAATCCGCAGGAACCTCCTTTGCAGAAAAAGAATGCCCCGGAGTCAACTCATTTTGACAAGGGTGTTTCCCAACATGATAAGGATGTTCGCTTAGATGTTGTAGCGGATGATGGTGAAAATACTCCTAAAAATAGTTTGAAGAATCAGGATCTGGTGGTTGTTGTATCTGAAGCTAAAACATTGAAGAATGGATTGGTTGATGGTGATCCTATTTTGGTCCCTAATAACTCTCTCAACTTTGTTACGCACCCCTCGCGGCAAAACGATTCTCAACTCTCAGACTTTGTAGATGCAACACAGGATTTTGTTCCCAACTCTAATGAAGGAGTCGAGTTCCTTCAGAAATCCCGGGCTAACCTTGTAGAGGAAGATGAACATGTAGAAGGAGCTTTCACACATGCGGTCTCCGTTCTCAACAAAAAGAAGCACTCAACTAGAGTAAAAAAGAAACAGCCATCAAGGTCTCAAGCAGGACCAAAGATAGTGTCCTCATGA